In Cyclopterus lumpus isolate fCycLum1 chromosome 9, fCycLum1.pri, whole genome shotgun sequence, a single genomic region encodes these proteins:
- the LOC117735772 gene encoding zinc finger protein 625-like, giving the protein MSSLQYVREFVNERLTAAAEEIFGVFVKTIVEYQEEIDRQRRLLDIVWKPAIKLHRIELPEQHVCKEEEEVLCEQQLCIEERRSSLDQEDSEPPQIKEEQEELCTSHEGEQLELKQETETFMLTPTCEETDHSEDETLNLCTDETQMVVQETPLGYISVESAAVPEPNKDHEDESQDQKGGKHGDSESTDNAEPKLKTVHHKSSNENNPTMSTIHSDTSTGQEFLQCDTCGKHFKYRSTLERHLRIHTGEKPYLCNTCGKRFSRSSTLNTHMRTHTGERPYSCITCGKIYSQMSTLNAHIKIHSGEKPYSCITCGKAFSRTSRLSSHLRIHTGEKPYSCKICGKKFNQKSILNTHIRIHTGEKPYSCNTCGKRFSWTKLLKAHSRVHTGEKPYSCKTCGKRFSWTSQLKAHKRVHAEKS; this is encoded by the exons ATGTCGTCACTTCAGTATGTGAGAGAGTTTGTCAACGAGCGGCTGACTGCTGCAGCTGAAGAAATATTCGGAGTTTTTGTCAAAACTATCGTCGAGTACCAGGAAGAGATCGACCGTCAGCGCAGACTGCTGGACATCGTTTGGAAACCTGCAATTAAGTTACACAGGATAG AGCTCCCAGAGCAACATGTctgtaaggaggaggaggaggttctctgtgagcagcagctctgtaTTGAGGAGAGGCGCTCCAGTCTGGACCAAGAGGACTCAGAGCCTCCACAGAttaaagaggagcaggaggaactCTGCACCAGTCATGAGGGAGAGCAGCTTGAGCTGAAGCAGGAGACTGAGACCTTCATGTTGACTCCTACTTGTGAGGAAACAGACCACAGTGAAGATGAGACTCTGAACTTGTGTACTGATGAAACTCAGATGGTGGTACAGGAAACACCTCTAGGCTACATTTCAGTTGAGAGTGCTGCAGTACCAGAACCAAACAAGGATCATGAAGATGAAAGCCAAGATCAGAAAGGAGGCAAACATGGAGACTCTGAATCAACAGACAATGCAGAGCCTAAACTAAAGACAGTACATCACAAAAGTAGCAATGAAAACAACCCCACTATGTCAACAATTCACTCTGATACAAGCACAGGCCAAGAGTTTTTGCAATGTGACACATGTGGAAAACATTTTAAGTATAGGTCAACACTGGAGAGACACCTGAGAATCCATACAGGTGAGAAGCCATATTTATGTAACActtgtgggaaaagatttagTAGGTCATCAACATTGAacactcacatgagaacacacacaggtgagagaCCGTATTCTTGCATCACCTGTGGGAAGATATACAGTCAGATGTCGACATTGAACGCTCATATAAAAATACACTCTGGTGAGAAACCTTATTCTTGCATCACCTGTGGGAAAGCATTCAGTCGGACATCACGGTTGAGTTCTCATTTACGAATCCATACAGGTGAGAAACCGTATTCTTGCAAAATCTGTGGGAAAAAATTCAATCAGAAATCAATATTGAACACTCATATAAGAATACATACAGGTGAGAAACCCTATTCTTGCAACACCTGTGGGAAAAGATTCAGTTGGACAAAACTATTGAAGGCTCATTCAAGAGTCCACACAGGTGAGAAACCCTATTCTTGCAAAACATGCGGGAAAAGATTTAGTTGGACGTCACAATTGAAGGCTCACAAAAGAGTCCATGCCGAGAAGTCATAA
- the ccdc84 gene encoding coiled-coil domain-containing protein 84 — MGAYYCSICRQTTFTGKGHIFGKNHQSRLRVVLLKFLEKVKEARRTLKKPQVEKFDCTQHKKTFWCYCCGRDVERNVTDENMTVLYGGLLEHMATPEHRKNAHKFWWENKADPKFRDKVIITEEETERFKAEVEKALESFVEKEDEFIKQQADDIRAQEKHRQEVLQSLLERDAEPELFNGSNGTDMSAEEAVSSSFTPRGSDHQAGSSFVESMVEAPRAATGHGLTFIGYQHSNRGNVHTGAVPPWLQEDPRGGTSAAAAPPEIGPSVQEFLKQKEKEKLKKLPPNRVGANFDHSSHTDANWLPSFGRVWNSGRRWQSRHQFRQEEGQKRKKEHGTEGSKKAKTTEQLTNPDSI; from the exons ATGGGTGCATATTATTGTTCTATATGCAGGCAAACAACATTCACTGGGAAGGGACACATATTCGGGAAAAACCACCAGAGCAGACTCAGAGTGGTTCTCCTTAAATTCTTAGAAAAG GTGAAAGAAGCTCGCCGGACACTGAAGAAACCCCAAGTAGAAAAGTTCGATTGCACCCAGCACAAGAAGACGTTCTGGTGCTACTGCTGTGGGCGTGACGTTGAAAGAAACGTTACCGACGAGAACATGACTGTCCTGTATGGAGGCTTGTTGGAGCACATGGCCAC CCCAGAACACAGGAAGAATGCTCACAAGTTCTGGTGGGAGAATAAGGCGGACCCCAAGTTTAGAGACAAGGTCATCATCACAGAGGAGGAAACTGAGAG gtTTAAAGCTGAGGTGGAGAAAGCATTGGAATCATttgtggagaaggaggatgaatTCATAAAACAG CAAGCTGATGACATCCGGGCACAAGAAAAGCATCGTCAAGAGGTCTTGCAGTCTCTTTTAGAG CGTGACGCAGAGCCAGAATTGTTCAATGGATCCAACGGCACAGACATGTCTGCTGAGGAGGCTGTCAG CTCTTCTTTTACGCCTCGGGGATCTGACCATCAGGCGGGCAGCAGCTTTGTCGAGTCAATGGTCGAAGCACCAAGGGCTGCAACAGGACACGGCCTGACTTTCATCGGCTACCAG CACTCAAACAGGGGAaatgtacacacag GTGCTGTACCTCCTTGGCTTCAGGAAGATCCTCGGGGGGGAACCTCCGCAGCTGCAGCACCTCCGGAGATCGGTCCATCGGTCCAAGAGTTCCTCAAACAGA aggagaaagagaagctgAAGAAACTTCCACCGAACCGAGTGGGTGCCAACTTTGATCACAGCTCGCATACAGACGCCAACTGGCTTCCCTCCTTTGGTAGAGTGTGGAACAGTGGCCGACGCTGGCAGTCCAG GCACCAATtcagacaagaggaagggcagaagaggaagaaggagcacGGCACAGAGGGGTCaaagaaagcaaaaacaacTGAACAGCTGACAAATCCTGACAGCATTTGA
- the LOC117735773 gene encoding zinc finger protein 699-like yields the protein MSSVENMRTFFLERLTAAAEEIFGVFEKTIFEYQEEVDRQRRLLDIVWKPVIKLHRTEQHVSQEEEEVLCEQQLCIQERSSSLDQEDPEPSQIKEEQEKLCTSQEGEQLELKQETETFMLTPTYEETDHSEPEPTRDHQLLSYMSHVAESPDQKGSEHEDSESTSNAEPQPKKIHPKNRSHCDDENLLKIHNNTQTGKAPFRCNTCGKAFKFRSGLYSHLRTHTGEKPHACKYCGKGFSKTSTLQTHIRIHTGEKSFSCKTCGKDFRCRSSLTVHMRTHTGEKPFSCKTCGKDFQYSSSLMVHMRTHTGEKPFSCKTCGKDFQYSSSLTVHMRTHTGEKPLSCKTCGKDFRCRSNLTVHMRKHR from the exons ATGTCGTCAGTTGAGAACATGAGAACGTTTTTCCTCGAGCGGCTgactgctgctgcagaagaaaTATTCGGAGTTTTTGAAAAAACTATCTTCGAGTACCAGGAAGAGGTCGACCGTCAGCGCAGACTGCTGGACATCGTTTGGAAACCTGTAATAAAGTTACACAGGACAG AGCAACATGtctctcaggaggaggaggaggttctctgtgagcagcagctctgtaTTCAGGAGAggagctccagtctggaccaAGAGGACCCAGAGCCTTCACagattaaagaggaacaggagaaaCTCTGcaccagtcaggagggagagcagcttgaGCTGAAGCAGGAGACTGAGACCTTCATGTTGACTCCTACTTATGAAGAAACGGACCACAGTGAACCAGAACCCACACGTGACCACCAGCTCCTCTCTTACATGTCTCATGTAGCTGAGAGCCCAGATCAGAAAGGAAGTGAGCATGAAGACTCTGAATCAACCAGCAATGCAGAGCCACAACCAAAGAAAATACATCCCAAAAATAGAAGTCACTGTGACGATGAGAACTTGTTAAAGATTCACAATAATACTCAAACAGGTAAAGCACCTTTCCGATGTAACACATGTGGCAAAGCTTTCAAGTTCAGGTCGGGTTTGTATTCACACCTGAGAACCCACACAGGTGAGAAGCCACATGCTTGCAAATACTGTGGAAAAGGATTCAGTAAGACATCAACATTGCAGACCCATATAAGAATCCACACAGGCGAGAAGTCATTTTCTTGCAAAACATGTGGAAAGGATTTTCGATGTCGTAGTAGCTTGACGGTCCACATGAGGACCCACACAGGTGAGAAGCCATTTTCTTGCAAAACATGTGGAAAGGATTTTCAATATAGTAGTAGCTTGATGgtccacatgaggacacacacggGTGAGAAGCCATTTTCCTGCAAAACATGTGGAAAGGATTTTCAATATAGTAGTAGCTTGACGgtccacatgaggacacacacggGCGAGAAGCCATTATCTTGCAAAACATGTGGAAAGGATTTTCGATGTCGTAGTAACTTGACGGTCCACATGAGGAAACACAGGTGA
- the LOC117735774 gene encoding transcription factor TBF1-like, which produces MSSVENMRTFFLERLTAAAEEIFGVFEKTIFEYQEEVDRQGRLLDIVRKPVIKLHRTEVPEVPEQHVCKKKEEEEVLCEQQLCIQERSSSLDQEDPEPPQIKEEQEELCTSQEGEQLELKQETETFMLTPTCEETDHSEPEPTRDHQLLSYFSRVAESPDQKGSEHEDSESTRNAGPQPKKRHPSHCDDENLLKIHNNTQTGRFHSGEKP; this is translated from the exons ATGTCGTCAGTTGAGAACATGAGAACGTTTTTCCTCGAGCGGCTgactgctgctgcagaagaaaTATTCGGAGTTTTTGAAAAAACTATCTTCGAGTACCAGGAAGAGGTCGACCGTCAGGGCAGACTGCTGGACATCGTTAGGAAACCTGTAATAAAGTTACACAGGACAG AGGTCCCAGAGGTCCCAGAACAACATGTCTgtaagaagaaggaggaggaggaggttctctgtgagcagcagctctgtaTTCAGGAGAggagctccagtctggaccaAGAGGACCCAGAGCCTCCACagattaaagaggaacaggaggaactctgcaccagtcaggagggagagcagcttgaGCTGAAGCAGGAGACTGAGACCTTCATGTTGACTCCTACTTGTGAGGAAACAGACCACAGTGAACCAGAACCCACACGTGACCACCAGCTCCTCTCTTACTTCTCTCGTGTAGCTGAGAGCCCAGATCAGAAAGGAAGTGAGCATGAAGACTCTGAATCAACCAGAAATGCAGGGCCACAACCAAAGAAAAGACATCCCAGTCACTGTGACGATGAGAACTTGTTAAAGATTCACAATAATACTCAAACAG GAAGATTCCACTCTGGGGAGAAGCCATAA